The Mercurialis annua linkage group LG2, ddMerAnnu1.2, whole genome shotgun sequence genome contains a region encoding:
- the LOC126669047 gene encoding ribosomal protein S7, mitochondrial: MGGLDGEQKKLIKKLVNFRMKEGKRTRVRGIVYQTFHRLSRTERDVIKLMVDAIENIKPICEVEKVGVAGTIYDVPGIVARDRQQTLAIRWILEAAFKRRISYRISLEKCSFAEILDAYRKRGIARKKRENLHGLASTNQSFAHFRWW; this comes from the coding sequence ATGGGGGGCTTGGATGGTgagcaaaaaaaattgatcaagaAGTTGGTCAACTTTCGCATGAAAGAAGGTAAAAGAACGAGAGTTCGTGGTATTGTTTATCAAACTTTTCATCGCCTATCTCGAACTGAACGCGATGTAATCAAACTTATGGTTGACGCCATAGAGAATATAAAGCCCATATGCGAAGTGGAAAAAGTAGGAGTAGCAGGTACTATTTATGATGTCCCTGGGATTGTAGCCAGGGATCGTCAACAAACTTTAGCTATTCGTTGGATCCTTGAAGCAGCTTTCAAACGACGTATAAGCTACAGGATAAGCTTAGAGAAATGTTCATTTGCTGAGATACTGGATGCTTACCGAAAGAGGGGAATTGCACGTAAGAAAAGGGAGAATCTTCATGGACTGGCTTCCACCAATCAAAGTTTCGCGCATTTCAGATGGTGGTAA